One stretch of Tepiditoga spiralis DNA includes these proteins:
- a CDS encoding ATP-binding cassette domain-containing protein, whose amino-acid sequence MYKLKFLIKKIDKKLIIQLMFILIFYMIVNLIMLTIPLVYKNIIDIIQSNKLISIKNIILWASLTILCFFLKSYFEYKSSILKLKASGNVLKKLLYNILNKNFYNFNKNGTEYYSDILTTKIDSFISIFSLESMTSFISLFRLIIISIIMFNLNYIIGFSTFFIITVSFFIFKYANNYYLKNISNVEKGYMTYFDDTEDTINGKIEIINYFAFNKENKRNYTLYDKIKRKKVKILSRDFINFFMILDYSRVIYELFIFVFSLNLVINKEITIGTLIILVVYSKMISEPIMYLNSIISDIRNSFVAVDILYSETNTKSNEKIYEIKDINTISLNNISINIEDKNILNNFNMYIEKYDKLGIIAPSGSGKSTIISLIIKEIEAKLGTIYINNKNIKEISQKSILNCMTILSQDSYIFENTIYENINMGRNISKEEVLKILKKMSLEYFDLNYKLQSNGKNISGGEKSRILLARTILSKKDFIILDEPLEEVDKNTKEKILIYLKKELKDKTCIIISHNDEVINFLCSKHLYLS is encoded by the coding sequence ATGTATAAATTAAAATTTTTAATAAAAAAGATAGATAAAAAATTGATTATTCAATTAATGTTTATACTGATATTTTATATGATTGTAAATTTAATAATGCTAACAATTCCTTTAGTATATAAAAATATAATAGATATAATTCAGAGTAATAAATTAATTTCTATTAAAAATATAATTTTATGGGCAAGCTTAACTATATTATGTTTTTTTTTAAAATCATATTTTGAATATAAAAGTTCTATACTAAAATTAAAAGCAAGTGGAAATGTATTAAAGAAATTATTATATAATATATTAAATAAAAATTTTTATAATTTTAATAAAAATGGAACAGAATATTACAGTGATATTTTAACTACTAAAATAGATAGTTTTATATCTATATTTAGTTTAGAAAGTATGACTAGCTTTATTAGTTTATTTAGGTTAATAATAATAAGTATTATCATGTTTAATTTAAATTATATAATAGGTTTTTCTACTTTTTTCATTATAACAGTTTCATTTTTTATATTTAAATATGCAAATAACTATTATTTAAAAAATATAAGTAATGTTGAAAAAGGATATATGACATATTTTGATGATACTGAGGATACGATAAATGGAAAAATAGAAATAATAAATTATTTTGCTTTTAATAAAGAAAATAAAAGGAACTATACTTTATATGATAAAATAAAAAGAAAAAAAGTTAAGATATTATCCAGAGATTTTATTAATTTTTTTATGATTTTAGATTATTCAAGAGTAATTTATGAATTATTTATATTTGTTTTTTCTTTAAATTTAGTAATAAATAAGGAAATAACAATTGGAACATTGATTATATTGGTCGTTTATTCTAAAATGATATCAGAACCAATAATGTATTTAAATTCAATAATTAGTGATATTAGAAATAGCTTTGTAGCAGTAGATATATTATATAGTGAAACAAATACTAAAAGTAATGAAAAAATATATGAAATAAAAGATATTAATACTATATCTCTAAATAACATTAGCATAAATATTGAGGATAAAAATATTTTAAATAATTTTAATATGTATATAGAAAAATATGATAAACTTGGAATTATTGCTCCTTCAGGGAGTGGAAAATCTACAATTATTTCGTTGATAATTAAAGAAATAGAAGCAAAATTGGGAACAATATACATAAATAACAAGAATATAAAAGAAATATCACAAAAAAGCATTTTGAATTGTATGACTATACTATCTCAAGATTCATATATATTTGAAAATACTATTTATGAAAATATAAATATGGGTAGAAATATAAGCAAAGAAGAAGTTTTAAAAATACTAAAAAAAATGTCATTAGAATATTTTGATTTAAATTATAAATTACAATCAAATGGGAAAAATATATCTGGTGGAGAAAAATCAAGAATATTACTTGCAAGAACTATACTGAGTAAAAAAGATTTTATAATATTAGATGAACCATTAGAAGAAGTAGATAAAAATACAAAGGAAAAAATATTAATATATTTAAAAAAAGAATTAAAAGATAAAACATGCATTATTATTTCTCACAATGATGAAGTAATAAATTTTTTATGTAGTAAACATTTATATTTAAGTTGA
- a CDS encoding ATP-binding cassette domain-containing protein, translating into MKEFFILFKKLWNYFPKKIKFYYIFYMIVSIINVSIFIILPFLYGKIIDVIEKNQYNSHKIYLYVSLTILGYLSIKIMSLINIKVKESLIQMFNNKIYKSILLLNNKDYKDKESGYWMSILKNDMKQISVLFLDFLYTLPAEIFNAIAVFIILAYYSLTMSIIILISSILNILINLYREKNVIPYYNKAQEKYRHFYSILNTNLKGQKDIKYFNYYSKVSKEIIDNYNVYKNEFNKYKKRDFIISNTLNFINSISEILCTSIAFLLFIKGKYSFGTTILITQFLTIVSTKATYIYENIKWLQSFPNHMKKILYIFDKSKINLNKSYYEQKNEFKYINIDNISFKYKEKNIFKNFNLKINKGDKISIYGKSGVGKTTLINLILGILNPDSGKISIEKNVKIGVFSQDFYIFNRSIKDNILLSDMKVENEEIIKILKYCGLKTWFEKNNYNLDYTVGKSGNFLSGGEKMRVALARLIVYDPEVIILDEPLRGIDKSLKDELILFMKEYIKHKTVIIISHDKDVLSLGNKKIELNKKVLIGCDKNV; encoded by the coding sequence TTGAAAGAATTTTTTATTTTGTTTAAAAAATTATGGAATTATTTTCCAAAGAAGATAAAATTTTATTATATATTTTATATGATTGTTTCTATAATTAATGTATCAATATTTATTATTTTACCATTTTTGTATGGAAAAATCATAGATGTTATAGAAAAAAATCAATACAATAGTCATAAAATATATTTATATGTATCATTAACAATATTAGGATATTTATCAATAAAAATAATGAGTTTAATAAATATAAAGGTTAAAGAATCACTCATTCAAATGTTCAATAATAAAATATATAAAAGTATACTATTATTAAATAATAAAGACTATAAAGATAAAGAATCTGGATATTGGATGAGTATATTAAAAAATGATATGAAACAAATTTCTGTATTATTTTTAGATTTTTTGTATACATTACCAGCAGAAATTTTTAATGCAATTGCTGTTTTTATTATACTTGCTTATTATTCTCTTACTATGTCAATTATTATATTAATATCTTCTATATTAAACATATTAATTAATTTATATAGAGAAAAAAATGTAATACCTTATTATAATAAAGCGCAAGAAAAATATAGACATTTTTATTCTATTTTAAATACTAATTTAAAAGGACAAAAAGATATTAAATACTTTAATTATTATTCTAAAGTATCCAAAGAAATTATAGATAATTATAATGTATATAAAAATGAATTTAATAAATATAAAAAACGTGATTTTATAATTTCTAACACACTAAATTTTATAAATTCAATTTCAGAAATACTGTGTACATCAATAGCTTTCCTTTTATTCATAAAAGGAAAGTATTCATTTGGTACAACTATTTTAATAACACAGTTTTTAACAATAGTAAGTACAAAAGCTACATATATTTATGAAAATATAAAATGGTTGCAGTCATTTCCAAATCATATGAAAAAAATACTTTATATTTTTGATAAAAGTAAAATAAATTTAAATAAGAGTTATTACGAACAAAAAAATGAATTTAAATATATAAATATAGATAATATAAGTTTTAAATATAAAGAAAAGAATATATTTAAAAATTTCAATTTAAAAATTAATAAAGGTGATAAAATTTCTATTTATGGAAAAAGTGGTGTTGGAAAAACAACTTTAATAAATTTAATATTAGGTATATTAAATCCAGATTCCGGAAAAATAAGTATAGAAAAAAACGTTAAAATAGGTGTTTTTAGTCAAGATTTTTATATATTTAATAGATCTATAAAAGATAATATATTGTTATCAGATATGAAAGTTGAAAACGAAGAAATAATAAAAATTCTTAAATATTGTGGATTAAAAACATGGTTTGAAAAGAATAACTATAACTTAGATTATACAGTCGGTAAGAGTGGAAATTTTTTATCTGGTGGAGAAAAAATGAGAGTAGCTTTAGCAAGATTAATTGTATATGACCCAGAAGTTATAATATTAGATGAACCACTTAGAGGTATTGATAAATCTTTAAAAGATGAATTAATATTATTTATGAAAGAATATATTAAACATAAAACAGTTATTATTATAAGCCATGATAAAGATGTATTGAGTTTAGGAAATAAAAAAATTGAATTAAATAAAAAAGTTTTAATAGGTTGTGATAAAAATGTATAA
- a CDS encoding radical SAM/SPASM domain-containing protein: MFLTKNKAFFYLKNNYYILNTENGALIKLDKNSYEHLKNKNIKKLSNEEVNILRKNGFIIDKNEYNNFYFNNRNNYLISKHLKSDSLKIDIAVTNKCNFSCTYCFEKENLNNYINVNEKTKNEFRKNLSDYINNKIKNNNLKKITIVWYGGEPTLEYDFINKINKEYYELGKEKDIEFNNIIISNGYLINDKFISELKKYNTSYIQITLDGEKDMHNHRRKLKSNKGTYNQILNNIEKLISNKIETVIRINIDKENFKQVNNLIDTINKKFSKFVGKYLFIDLSRVFGSEYSYTNYEFKDIKNNFTHKLFKYKFLEPIISNNGVNAFCSAECDNDDLVIDIFGNVYKCWNYVYEKDKAYTTLKEIIDNDFKIISRNKNRLDYVEKASLLTVNEGECLSCEFLRYCKGLCPDQRKRMIEGYEENIYKNDKCKEIVYSYIESNIKEILSY; this comes from the coding sequence ATGTTTTTAACAAAAAATAAGGCTTTTTTTTATTTAAAAAATAATTATTATATTTTAAATACTGAAAATGGTGCTTTAATAAAATTAGATAAAAATTCATATGAACATTTAAAAAATAAAAATATAAAGAAACTTTCGAATGAAGAAGTTAATATTTTAAGAAAAAACGGATTTATAATTGATAAAAATGAATACAATAATTTTTATTTTAATAATAGAAATAATTATTTAATTAGTAAACATTTAAAAAGTGATTCTTTAAAAATAGATATTGCTGTTACAAATAAATGTAATTTTTCTTGTACTTATTGTTTTGAAAAAGAAAATTTAAATAATTATATTAATGTTAATGAAAAAACAAAAAATGAATTTAGAAAAAATTTGAGTGATTATATTAATAATAAAATAAAAAATAATAATTTAAAAAAAATAACAATTGTATGGTATGGTGGAGAACCAACATTAGAATACGATTTTATTAACAAAATTAATAAAGAATATTATGAGTTAGGAAAAGAAAAAGATATAGAATTTAATAATATAATTATTTCAAATGGATATTTAATAAATGATAAATTCATAAGCGAATTAAAAAAATACAATACAAGTTATATTCAAATCACTCTAGATGGTGAAAAAGATATGCATAATCATCGTAGAAAATTAAAAAGTAATAAAGGAACTTATAATCAAATTTTAAATAATATAGAAAAATTAATTTCTAATAAAATTGAGACAGTTATTAGAATAAATATTGATAAAGAAAATTTTAAACAAGTAAATAATTTAATAGATACTATAAATAAAAAATTTAGTAAATTTGTTGGTAAATATTTGTTTATTGATTTATCTAGAGTTTTTGGAAGTGAATATTCATATACTAATTATGAGTTTAAAGACATAAAAAATAATTTTACCCATAAATTATTTAAATATAAATTTTTAGAACCAATAATATCAAATAATGGAGTCAATGCTTTTTGTAGTGCTGAATGTGATAATGATGATTTAGTTATAGATATTTTTGGAAATGTTTATAAATGTTGGAATTATGTTTATGAAAAAGATAAAGCTTATACTACATTAAAAGAAATTATTGATAATGATTTTAAAATAATATCAAGAAATAAAAATAGATTAGATTATGTAGAAAAAGCATCTTTGTTAACAGTTAATGAAGGGGAATGCCTTTCATGTGAATTTTTGAGATATTGCAAAGGTTTATGTCCAGATCAAAGAAAGAGAATGATAGAAGGTTATGAAGAAAATATTTATAAAAATGATAAATGCAAAGAAATAGTATATAGTTATATAGAAAGCAATATAAAAGAAATATTAAGTTATTAG
- a CDS encoding ATP-binding protein, whose translation MKKLPIGVQNFKELITDYIYIDKTKYLHELVTNGKFYFLSRPRRFGKSLTVSTLYYLFKGEKELFKGTYIYDKWEFKEYPVIKIDMSDNTLTTYEEFIESLKDKINKIYKEEGITPTTKDLPTMFGNIIEDLNKKNKERTVILIDEYESPILEHLNNKEEAEKIRRFLREFYKKIKSKDEYIKFVFMTGITKFTKTGVFSALNNLNDISLDKTYAQMLGYTQEELESNFKEHIKETAIEMKMEEKELLKNLKMYYNGFSFDGENSVYNPFSILQFFKKKKFQNYWFESGSPSFLYEYIKGKKIRYEDLVKYPVSELDFSTREIEEANASIFFTQAGYLTFKGKEQYGMEYEYLLDYPNIEVKNSFSKMILEANYELERGKIKEINKTIWKAIKEKDIEGIIKEIKRIISAIPYNLHKKEESYYHSLIYTILASAGLNVTAEELTNLGRSDIVIEEDIIYIMEIKIDKSAEKALNQIKEMKYYEKYKGKEVYIIGININSEKRNIDEYKIEKI comes from the coding sequence ATGAAAAAACTACCAATAGGAGTACAAAACTTTAAAGAGTTAATAACAGATTATATATACATAGATAAAACAAAATATTTACATGAATTAGTAACAAATGGAAAATTTTATTTTTTATCTCGACCAAGAAGGTTTGGAAAGAGCTTAACGGTATCAACACTGTACTATCTGTTTAAAGGAGAAAAAGAATTATTTAAGGGTACATACATATACGACAAATGGGAGTTCAAAGAATATCCAGTGATAAAAATAGATATGTCAGATAATACATTAACCACATATGAAGAATTTATAGAATCATTAAAAGATAAAATAAATAAAATATATAAAGAAGAAGGAATAACACCAACAACAAAAGATTTACCAACGATGTTTGGAAATATAATAGAAGATTTAAATAAAAAAAATAAAGAAAGAACAGTAATACTAATAGATGAATATGAATCACCAATATTAGAACATCTAAACAATAAAGAAGAAGCAGAAAAAATAAGAAGATTTTTAAGAGAGTTCTATAAAAAAATAAAATCAAAAGACGAATACATAAAGTTTGTATTCATGACAGGAATAACAAAATTCACAAAAACAGGAGTATTTTCAGCATTGAACAACTTAAATGATATATCATTAGATAAAACATACGCACAGATGTTGGGATACACACAAGAAGAGTTAGAAAGTAACTTTAAAGAACACATAAAAGAAACAGCAATTGAAATGAAGATGGAAGAAAAAGAGTTATTAAAAAACTTAAAGATGTACTACAATGGATTTTCATTTGATGGAGAAAATAGTGTATACAATCCATTTTCAATACTACAATTTTTTAAAAAAAAGAAGTTTCAAAACTATTGGTTTGAAAGTGGCTCACCATCATTTTTGTATGAATATATAAAAGGAAAGAAGATAAGATACGAAGACTTAGTGAAGTATCCAGTGAGCGAACTCGATTTTTCAACCCGAGAAATAGAAGAAGCAAATGCAAGTATATTCTTTACACAAGCAGGATATTTGACTTTTAAAGGAAAAGAACAATATGGAATGGAATATGAATACCTATTAGACTATCCAAACATAGAAGTAAAGAATAGCTTTTCAAAGATGATATTAGAAGCAAACTATGAACTTGAAAGAGGAAAAATAAAAGAAATAAACAAAACAATATGGAAAGCAATAAAAGAAAAAGACATAGAAGGAATAATAAAAGAAATAAAAAGAATAATAAGTGCAATCCCATACAACTTGCACAAAAAAGAAGAAAGTTACTATCATTCATTGATATACACAATACTCGCATCAGCGGGATTGAACGTAACAGCAGAAGAATTAACGAACTTAGGAAGAAGCGATATAGTAATAGAAGAAGACATCATATACATAATGGAAATAAAGATAGACAAGAGTGCAGAAAAAGCCTTAAATCAAATAAAAGAAATGAAGTACTATGAAAAGTACAAAGGGAAAGAAGTTTATATAATAGGAATAAACATAAACTCAGAAAAAAGAAACATAGACGAATACAAAATAGAAAAGATATAA
- a CDS encoding ATP-binding protein produces MKKLPIGVQDFKELITNYIYIDKTKYLYELITSGKFYFLSRPRRFGKSLTVSTLYYLFKGEKELFKGTYIYDKWEFKEYPVIKIDMSDNTLTTYEEFIESLKDKINKIYKEEGLTSTTKDLPTMFGNIIEDLNKKNKERTVILIDEYESPILEHMNNKEEAEKIRRFLREFYKKIKSKDEYIKFVFMTGITKFTKTGVFSALNNLNDISLNKKYAQMLGYTQEELESNFKEHIKETAIEMKMEEKELLKNLKMYYNGFSFDGEDSVYNPFSILRFFNERKFQNYWFESGSPSFLYEYIKGKKIRYEDLVKYPVSELDFSTREIEEANASIFFTQAGYLTFKGIKRLGLREKYILDYPNIEVKNSFSKIILEANYGIREIEQIETTIYERIYEKDIEGIIKEIKRIISAIPYNLHKKEESYYHSLIYTILASAGLNVTAEELTNLGRSDIVIEEDTIYIMEIKIDKSAEKALNQIKEMKYYEKYKGKEIYIIGININSEKRNIDEYKIEKI; encoded by the coding sequence GTGAAGAAGTTGCCAATAGGAGTACAAGACTTTAAAGAGTTAATAACAAATTATATATACATAGATAAAACAAAATATTTATATGAATTAATAACAAGTGGAAAATTTTATTTTTTATCACGCCCAAGAAGATTTGGAAAGAGCTTAACGGTATCAACACTGTACTATCTGTTTAAAGGAGAAAAAGAATTATTTAAGGGTACATACATATACGACAAATGGGAGTTCAAAGAATACCCAGTAATAAAAATAGATATGTCAGATAACACATTAACAACATATGAAGAATTTATAGAATCATTAAAAGATAAGATAAATAAAATATATAAAGAAGAAGGACTAACCTCAACAACAAAAGATTTACCAACAATGTTTGGAAATATAATAGAAGATTTAAATAAAAAAAATAAAGAAAGAACAGTAATATTAATAGATGAATATGAATCACCAATATTAGAACATATGAACAATAAAGAAGAAGCAGAAAAAATAAGAAGATTTTTAAGAGAGTTCTATAAAAAAATAAAATCAAAAGATGAATACATAAAGTTTGTATTCATGACAGGAATAACAAAGTTCACAAAAACAGGAGTATTTTCTGCATTGAACAACTTAAATGATATATCGTTGAATAAAAAATACGCACAGATGTTGGGGTACACACAAGAAGAGTTAGAAAGTAACTTTAAAGAGCACATAAAAGAAACAGCAATTGAAATGAAGATGGAAGAAAAAGAGTTATTAAAAAACTTAAAGATGTACTACAATGGATTTTCATTTGATGGAGAAGATAGTGTATACAATCCATTTTCAATATTAAGATTTTTTAATGAAAGAAAGTTTCAAAACTATTGGTTTGAAAGTGGATCACCATCATTCTTGTATGAATACATAAAAGGAAAGAAGATAAGATATGAAGACTTAGTGAAGTATCCGGTGAGCGAACTTGATTTTTCAACACGAGAAATAGAAGAAGCAAATGCAAGTATATTCTTTACACAAGCAGGATACTTGACCTTTAAAGGAATAAAAAGATTAGGATTGAGGGAAAAGTACATATTAGACTATCCAAATATAGAAGTAAAGAACAGCTTTTCAAAGATAATATTAGAAGCAAACTATGGAATAAGAGAAATAGAACAAATAGAAACCACAATATATGAAAGAATATATGAAAAAGACATAGAAGGAATAATAAAAGAAATAAAAAGAATAATAAGTGCAATACCATACAACTTGCACAAAAAAGAAGAAAGTTACTATCATTCATTGATATACACAATACTAGCATCAGCAGGACTGAACGTAACAGCAGAAGAGTTAACGAACTTAGGAAGAAGCGATATAGTAATAGAGGAAGACACTATATACATAATGGAAATAAAGATAGACAAGAGTGCAGAAAAAGCCTTAAATCAAATAAAAGAAATGAAGTACTATGAAAAGTACAAAGGAAAAGAAATTTACATAATAGGAATAAACATAAACTCAGAAAAAAGAAACATAGACGAATACAAAATAGAAAAGATATAA
- a CDS encoding ATP-binding protein — protein MKKLPIGVQDFKELITDYIYIDKTKYLHELITSGKFNFLSRPRRFGKSLTISTLYYLFKGEKDLFKGTYIYDKWEFKEYPVIRINLLDVSTENEQSFKYGLLEIIKEEAKRYGITIENTNYKYAFNELIIKLSQKERVVILVDEYEKPILDNINNKEKAEKYREILRDFYVSIKSKDEYIKFVFMTGITKFTKTGVFSALNNLNDISLNKKYAQMLGYTQEELESNFKEHIKETAIEMKMEEKELLKNLKMYYNGFSFDGENSVYNPFSILRFFNERKFQNYWFESGSPSFLYEYIKGKKIRYEDLVKYPVSELDFSTREIEEANASIFFTQAGYLTFKGKEQYGMEYEYLLDYPNIEVKNSFSKMILEANYELERGKIKEINKTMWRSIKEKDIEGIIKEIKRIISAIPYNLHKKEESYYHSLIYTILASTGLNVTAEELTNLGRSDIVIEEDTIYIMEIKIDKSAEKALNQIKEMKYYEKYKGKEIYIIGININSEKRNIDEYKIEKV, from the coding sequence ATGAAAAAACTACCAATAGGAGTACAAGACTTTAAAGAATTAATAACAGATTATATATACATAGACAAAACAAAATATTTACATGAATTAATAACAAGTGGAAAATTTAATTTTTTATCTCGACCAAGAAGGTTTGGAAAGAGTTTAACGATATCAACACTGTACTATCTATTTAAAGGGGAAAAAGACTTATTTAAAGGAACATACATATACGATAAATGGGAATTCAAAGAGTATCCAGTGATAAGAATAAATTTGTTGGATGTCTCAACAGAGAACGAACAAAGTTTTAAGTATGGCTTGTTAGAAATAATAAAAGAAGAAGCGAAAAGATATGGAATAACAATAGAAAACACAAACTATAAATATGCATTCAATGAATTAATAATAAAACTATCCCAAAAAGAAAGAGTAGTAATATTAGTAGATGAATATGAAAAACCAATATTAGACAATATAAACAACAAAGAAAAAGCAGAAAAGTATAGAGAAATATTGAGAGACTTTTATGTGAGCATAAAGTCAAAAGATGAATACATAAAGTTTGTATTCATGACAGGAATAACAAAGTTCACAAAAACAGGAGTATTTTCTGCATTAAACAACTTAAATGATATATCATTGAATAAAAAATACGCACAGATGTTGGGATACACACAAGAAGAGTTGGAAAGTAACTTTAAAGAGCATATAAAAGAAACAGCAATTGAAATGAAGATGGAAGAAAAAGAATTATTAAAAAACTTAAAGATGTACTACAATGGATTTTCATTTGATGGAGAGAATTCTGTATACAATCCATTTTCAATATTAAGGTTTTTTAATGAAAGAAAGTTTCAAAACTATTGGTTTGAAAGTGGATCACCATCATTTTTGTACGAATACATAAAAGGGAAGAAGATAAGATATGAAGACTTAGTGAAGTATCCAGTGAGCGAACTCGATTTTTCAACACGAGAAATAGAAGAAGCAAATGCAAGCATATTCTTTACACAAGCAGGATACTTGACCTTTAAAGGAAAAGAACAATATGGAATGGAATATGAATATTTATTAGATTATCCAAATATAGAAGTAAAGAACAGCTTTTCAAAGATGATATTAGAAGCAAACTATGAACTTGAAAGAGGAAAAATAAAAGAAATAAATAAAACGATGTGGAGATCAATAAAAGAAAAAGACATAGAAGGAATAATAAAAGAAATAAAAAGAATAATAAGTGCAATACCATACAACTTACACAAAAAAGAAGAAAGCTACTATCATTCATTGATATACACAATACTCGCATCAACAGGACTAAACGTAACAGCAGAAGAATTAACGAACTTAGGAAGAAGCGATATAGTAATAGAGGAAGACACTATATACATAATGGAAATAAAGATAGATAAAAGTGCAGAAAAAGCCTTAAATCAAATAAAAGAAATGAAGTACTATGAAAAGTACAAAGGAAAAGAAATTTACATAATAGGAATAAACATAAACTCAGAAAAAAGAAATATAGACGAATACAAAATAGAAAAGGTATAA
- the cysS gene encoding cysteine--tRNA ligase, with product MKIYDTLKGELVEFKPIKEKEVKMYVCGPTVYNLIHVGNGRPMIVFDAFRRFLEYTGYKVTMVQNFTDIDDKIINKAIEENVPFEEVSERYITQYWKDAQNLNIRASNFHPKTTNYVQEIIKFIEDLIKKGYAYESNGDVYFEVRKFKDYGKLSHRNIDDMKSGARIEVSDIKKDPLDFALWKNAKPGEPAWESPWGNGRPGWHIECSVMSGELLGETFDIHAGGNDLVFPHHENERAQSMARHGKEFANYWMHNGMIKVSGDKMSKSIGNIWLIRDVVKEFGADTTKVFILSKHYRTPLDFTKEGLEEQKKSVTRVQNSLIEAEKYFNGTVPFIKNTEYMKQTINNMKEALSEDFNTPKVIAKIFEVSKNLNKAITEKNEQQIKENYHLIKNEMGPVLGIFEKNEVTTNDSKMDKVMEVIINTRKKAKKEKNYEMSDYIREELKKVGIILKDTPQGMEYTIQ from the coding sequence ATGAAAATATACGACACTTTAAAAGGTGAATTAGTTGAATTTAAACCAATAAAAGAAAAAGAAGTAAAGATGTATGTATGTGGACCAACAGTTTATAACTTGATCCATGTTGGAAATGGAAGACCAATGATAGTATTTGATGCATTTAGAAGATTTTTAGAATACACAGGATACAAAGTAACAATGGTACAAAACTTTACAGATATAGACGACAAAATAATAAACAAAGCAATAGAAGAAAATGTACCATTTGAAGAAGTGAGCGAAAGATACATAACTCAATATTGGAAAGATGCACAAAATTTAAATATAAGAGCATCAAACTTTCATCCAAAAACAACAAATTATGTACAAGAAATAATAAAATTCATAGAAGACTTGATAAAAAAAGGATACGCATACGAATCAAATGGTGATGTATACTTTGAAGTAAGAAAATTTAAAGACTATGGAAAATTATCGCACAGAAATATAGACGATATGAAATCTGGTGCAAGAATAGAAGTATCAGATATAAAAAAAGACCCACTTGACTTTGCATTGTGGAAAAATGCTAAACCAGGAGAACCTGCATGGGAAAGCCCATGGGGAAATGGAAGACCAGGATGGCATATAGAATGTTCTGTTATGTCAGGAGAATTACTTGGAGAAACATTTGATATACATGCAGGAGGAAATGATTTAGTATTTCCACACCATGAAAATGAAAGAGCTCAATCAATGGCAAGACATGGAAAAGAATTTGCAAATTATTGGATGCACAATGGAATGATAAAAGTATCAGGAGATAAAATGTCTAAATCAATAGGAAATATATGGCTAATAAGAGATGTAGTAAAAGAATTTGGAGCAGATACAACAAAAGTATTTATATTGAGCAAACACTATAGAACACCATTAGACTTCACAAAAGAAGGATTAGAAGAACAAAAAAAATCAGTTACAAGAGTACAAAACTCTTTAATAGAAGCAGAAAAATACTTTAATGGAACAGTACCATTTATAAAAAATACAGAGTACATGAAACAAACAATAAACAATATGAAAGAAGCATTATCAGAAGATTTTAATACACCAAAAGTAATAGCAAAAATCTTTGAAGTATCAAAAAATTTAAACAAAGCAATAACAGAAAAAAACGAACAACAAATAAAAGAAAACTACCATTTAATAAAAAATGAAATGGGACCAGTATTAGGAATATTTGAAAAAAACGAAGTAACAACAAATGATTCAAAAATGGATAAAGTAATGGAAGTAATAATAAACACAAGAAAAAAAGCAAAAAAAGAAAAAAATTATGAAATGTCAGATTACATAAGAGAAGAGTTAAAGAAAGTTGGAATTATATTAAAAGACACCCCACAAGGAATGGAATATACAATACAATAA